The following proteins are co-located in the Diaphorobacter sp. HDW4B genome:
- a CDS encoding Fic family protein, with product MPKRREPDTLSQANSRIGRYVTTVAFDETVRAYVPPALPPEPPLALSSPLLKLLSEADRAIGRLDGVAMLLPDKALFLYMYVRKEAVLSSQIEGTQSTLDDLLQFENAALAGKPLDDVAEVSNYVDAMMYGLGVLRDPDGLPLCLRLLREMHARLLQKGRGQGKNPGEFRRSQNWLGGTRPGNAHFVPPPVAEMKRCLSDLERFLHDESSFIPPLIKAGFLHVQFESIHPFLDGNGRLGRLMIALFLVEQKILHEPLLYISLYLKTHREQYYQLLQGVRQRGDWEAWTEFFLAGVAETANNAYESAMRIVALFQADRERIADCGEQTNSMLRVHELLQTHPFLNAGQTQKQTGLSAPTVNKTFDALERLGVVKEITGKQRGRVFAYAEFLKILESGTEVQPSAR from the coding sequence ATGCCCAAGCGCCGCGAGCCCGACACGCTTTCACAGGCCAATTCACGGATCGGTCGCTACGTCACGACTGTGGCATTTGACGAGACAGTGCGCGCTTATGTCCCGCCTGCGCTCCCGCCCGAGCCGCCGTTGGCGCTTTCCTCGCCATTGCTGAAGCTGCTGAGCGAGGCCGACCGAGCCATCGGGCGACTCGATGGCGTGGCCATGCTTTTGCCGGACAAGGCACTGTTTCTCTATATGTATGTTCGCAAGGAGGCCGTGCTTTCTTCGCAGATCGAGGGCACGCAGTCCACATTGGATGACTTGCTGCAGTTCGAGAATGCGGCGCTTGCAGGCAAACCGCTTGACGATGTGGCCGAGGTTTCCAATTACGTGGACGCCATGATGTACGGGCTCGGCGTTCTCCGCGATCCGGATGGGCTGCCGCTGTGTCTGCGCCTGCTGCGAGAAATGCATGCGCGTTTGCTGCAGAAGGGGCGCGGGCAAGGCAAGAACCCTGGCGAATTCCGGCGTTCCCAGAATTGGCTGGGCGGCACAAGACCCGGCAACGCGCATTTCGTGCCGCCTCCTGTGGCCGAGATGAAGCGCTGCCTGAGCGATCTCGAACGCTTTCTGCATGATGAGTCGAGCTTCATTCCTCCACTCATCAAGGCCGGATTTCTGCACGTGCAGTTCGAGAGCATCCATCCATTTCTGGATGGCAATGGACGCTTGGGGCGTCTCATGATCGCGTTGTTTCTGGTGGAGCAGAAGATTCTCCATGAGCCGCTTCTGTACATCAGTCTGTACCTGAAAACCCACCGCGAGCAGTATTACCAACTGCTGCAGGGCGTCCGGCAGCGCGGTGATTGGGAGGCGTGGACGGAGTTTTTTCTGGCAGGTGTGGCGGAGACGGCCAACAATGCCTACGAAAGCGCCATGCGAATCGTCGCGCTGTTTCAAGCGGATCGTGAGCGCATCGCAGACTGCGGCGAACAGACAAACTCGATGCTGCGAGTGCACGAACTGCTTCAGACACATCCGTTTCTCAACGCGGGACAAACACAGAAGCAGACCGGACTCAGCGCTCCTACCGTCAACAAGACGTTCGATGCACTGGAACGTCTGGGTGTCGTGAAGGAAATCACGGGAAAGCAACGCGGACGCGTGTTTGCCTATGCCGAGTTTCTGAAAATTCTGGAAAGCGGGACGGAAGTGCAGCCATCAGCGCGTTGA
- a CDS encoding NAD-dependent succinate-semialdehyde dehydrogenase: MDMKTSPLSTLKDPSLLKTDAFIGGEWVSGKSRFAVTDPATGKHLADVANLGAKDAEAAIAAANKAWPQWRALTAKERSIILRKWYDLLMANQDDLGRIMTAEQGKPLPEAKGEVAYGASFVEWFAEEAKRVNGETLPQFDNNRRLLVMKAPIGVCAAITPWNFPLAMITRKVAPALAAGCPVVIKPAELTPLTALAAIELANRAGIPAGVINIITADADNSIAVGKALCASDVVRHLSFTGSTEVGRILMAQSAPTVKKLSLELGGNAPFLVFDDADIESAVEGAFASKYRNAGQTCVCTNRFYVQEGVYDEFVTKFAAKVQAAKVGNGFEDGVNQGPLIEDAAIAKVQRHLDDALSKGGRVVTGGHQLKQLGSGQFFEPTVLADASPDMLVAKQETFGPLAPVFKFKTEAEAIAAANDTEFGLASYFYTRDVGRIFRVGEALEYGMVGVNVGILATEHVPFGGVKQSGIGREGSHHGMDDYVEIKYLCIGDVQK, encoded by the coding sequence ATGGACATGAAGACATCCCCCCTTTCCACCCTCAAGGACCCCAGCCTGCTCAAGACCGATGCCTTCATCGGCGGCGAATGGGTTTCGGGCAAGTCGCGTTTTGCCGTGACCGACCCGGCCACCGGCAAGCATCTGGCCGATGTGGCGAATCTGGGTGCCAAGGATGCCGAAGCCGCCATTGCCGCAGCCAACAAGGCCTGGCCACAATGGCGTGCGCTGACCGCCAAGGAGCGCAGCATCATCTTGCGCAAGTGGTACGACCTGCTGATGGCGAATCAGGACGACCTCGGTCGCATCATGACCGCCGAGCAAGGCAAGCCGCTGCCGGAAGCCAAGGGCGAAGTCGCCTACGGTGCCAGCTTTGTGGAATGGTTCGCCGAAGAAGCCAAGCGCGTGAACGGCGAGACACTGCCGCAATTCGACAACAACCGCCGCCTGCTGGTGATGAAGGCACCGATTGGCGTGTGTGCCGCCATCACGCCGTGGAATTTTCCGCTCGCGATGATCACCCGCAAGGTCGCGCCCGCGCTGGCCGCAGGTTGCCCCGTGGTCATCAAACCCGCTGAACTCACGCCGCTCACCGCACTCGCCGCCATCGAGCTGGCGAACCGCGCGGGCATTCCTGCGGGCGTCATCAACATCATCACCGCCGATGCGGACAACTCGATCGCCGTCGGCAAGGCGCTGTGCGCAAGCGATGTGGTGCGCCACCTGTCCTTCACCGGATCGACCGAAGTCGGCCGCATCCTGATGGCGCAGAGCGCGCCCACGGTCAAGAAGCTGTCGCTGGAGTTGGGCGGCAACGCGCCCTTTTTGGTGTTCGACGATGCCGACATCGAATCGGCCGTCGAAGGTGCTTTCGCGAGCAAGTATCGCAACGCGGGCCAGACCTGTGTGTGCACCAACCGCTTCTACGTGCAGGAAGGCGTGTACGACGAGTTCGTCACCAAATTCGCAGCCAAGGTGCAGGCGGCCAAGGTCGGCAACGGTTTCGAGGACGGCGTGAACCAAGGCCCGCTGATCGAAGATGCCGCCATCGCCAAGGTGCAGCGACATCTGGACGACGCGCTCTCCAAGGGCGGCCGTGTGGTCACCGGCGGTCATCAGCTCAAGCAGCTCGGCTCCGGCCAATTCTTCGAGCCCACCGTGCTGGCCGACGCATCGCCCGACATGCTGGTCGCCAAGCAGGAAACCTTTGGCCCGCTCGCGCCGGTCTTCAAGTTCAAGACCGAAGCCGAAGCCATCGCCGCCGCCAACGACACCGAATTCGGCCTCGCCAGCTACTTCTACACCCGCGACGTGGGCCGCATCTTCCGCGTGGGCGAAGCGCTGGAGTACGGCATGGTCGGCGTGAACGTCGGCATTCTGGCGACGGAGCATGTGCCATTCGGCGGCGTCAAGCAATCGGGCATCGGTCGCGAAGGCTCGCACCACGGCATGGATGACTACGTCGAGATCAAGTACCTGTGCATCGGCGACGTGCAGAAGTGA